A window of the Fusobacterium periodonticum ATCC 33693 genome harbors these coding sequences:
- a CDS encoding ribonuclease HII, with product MDNPLYLYDLEYKNVIGVDEAGRGPLAGPVVAAAVILKQYSEELDEINDSKKLTEKKREKLYDIILNNFNVAVGIASVEEIDKLNILNADFLAMRRALKDLEKFHEANKDYIVLVDGNLKIKEYEGKQLPVVKGDAKSLSIAAASIIAKVTRDRIMKGLGLKYPDYDFEKNKGYGTKKHVEAIKTKGVLKNVHRKVFLRKILDETKDEPKEVQLRIL from the coding sequence ATGGATAATCCATTATATCTATACGATTTAGAATATAAAAATGTCATAGGTGTAGATGAGGCAGGAAGAGGTCCACTTGCAGGTCCTGTTGTTGCAGCAGCTGTGATATTAAAACAATATAGTGAAGAATTAGATGAAATTAATGATTCTAAAAAGTTAACAGAGAAAAAAAGAGAGAAATTATATGATATAATATTAAATAACTTCAATGTTGCAGTGGGAATTGCAAGTGTGGAAGAAATTGACAAATTAAATATTCTTAATGCTGACTTTTTAGCAATGAGAAGGGCATTAAAAGATTTAGAGAAATTTCATGAAGCTAATAAAGATTACATAGTTCTAGTTGATGGAAATTTAAAAATCAAAGAGTATGAAGGAAAACAGTTGCCTGTGGTTAAAGGAGATGCCAAAAGTCTTAGTATTGCAGCCGCCTCTATAATTGCAAAAGTTACTAGAGATAGAATTATGAAGGGCTTAGGACTTAAATATCCTGATTATGATTTTGAAAAAAATAAAGGCTATGGAACTAAAAAGCATGTGGAAGCAATTAAGACTAAGGGTGTTTTAAAAAATGTTCATAGAAAAGTCTTTTTAAGAAAAATTTTAGATGAAACTAAAGATGAACCTAAGGAAGTACAATTAAGAATACTTTAA
- a CDS encoding YraN family protein — protein MNTREIGNKYEDKSVGILIKNSYKILERNYQNKYGEIDIIAQKDDEIVFIEVKYRKTNKFGYGYEAVDRKKLFKIVKLAQHYIQSKKYEKYKMRFDCMSYLKDELDWIKDIVWGDEIGF, from the coding sequence TTGAATACAAGAGAAATAGGAAATAAATACGAAGATAAAAGTGTGGGAATCTTAATTAAAAATAGTTACAAGATACTTGAAAGAAATTATCAAAATAAATATGGTGAAATAGATATAATTGCACAAAAAGATGATGAAATTGTATTTATTGAAGTGAAATATAGAAAAACAAATAAGTTTGGTTATGGCTATGAAGCTGTGGATAGAAAAAAATTATTTAAAATTGTTAAACTAGCACAACACTATATACAGTCTAAAAAATATGAAAAATATAAAATGAGGTTTGACTGTATGAGTTACTTGAAAGATGAACTTGACTGGATAAAAGACATTGTGTGGGGTGATGAAATTGGCTTTTAG
- a CDS encoding zinc ribbon domain-containing protein has protein sequence MKLAFSCPKCRCRHCEEKSIILPEKKKNFIKIELNTYYAKTCLNCGYTEFYSAKIVDDETEKKCKDNVEPEGSY, from the coding sequence ATGAAATTGGCTTTTAGTTGTCCTAAATGTAGATGTAGACATTGCGAAGAAAAAAGCATTATCTTACCTGAAAAAAAGAAAAATTTTATAAAAATAGAGCTTAATACTTACTATGCTAAAACTTGCTTAAATTGTGGTTATACAGAATTTTATTCTGCAAAAATTGTAGATGATGAAACTGAGAAAAAATGTAAGGACAATGTTGAACCTGAAGGAAGCTATTAA
- a CDS encoding ComF family protein has translation MLNLKEAIKKSFRFLLFDNSCTSCHNTLDREGFICSKCLENLKREAYLKNKENFFYVFIYEKAIRQIIADYKLRNRKDLAKDLAYLIQKPFFQLLEREKIDVIIPVPISDERMLERGFNQIEYLLELLSVNYKKIQRIKDTKHMYNLKDVKKRAKNVKNVFKNKLNLTNKNVLIVDDVVTSGATIHSITEELKKTNENINIKVFSIAIARHFINN, from the coding sequence ATGTTGAACCTGAAGGAAGCTATTAAAAAGAGTTTTAGATTTTTACTCTTTGACAATAGTTGTACATCTTGTCATAATACTTTAGATAGGGAAGGCTTCATCTGTTCTAAATGCTTAGAAAATTTAAAAAGAGAAGCCTACTTAAAAAATAAGGAAAATTTTTTCTATGTTTTTATCTATGAAAAAGCTATAAGGCAGATTATAGCTGACTACAAATTAAGAAATAGAAAAGATTTAGCAAAGGATTTAGCCTATCTTATTCAAAAACCTTTTTTTCAGTTGCTTGAAAGAGAAAAAATTGATGTAATTATACCTGTTCCAATAAGTGATGAAAGAATGCTTGAAAGAGGATTTAATCAAATAGAATATCTTTTGGAGCTTTTATCTGTCAATTACAAGAAAATTCAAAGAATTAAAGACACAAAACATATGTACAATTTAAAAGATGTTAAAAAAAGAGCAAAAAATGTTAAAAATGTTTTTAAAAATAAGTTGAATTTAACTAATAAAAATGTTTTAATAGTTGATGATGTAGTAACAAGTGGAGCTACAATTCATTCCATAACTGAGGAGTTAAAAAAAACTAATGAAAACATCAATATAAAAGTATTTTCAATAGCTATAGCAAGACACTTCATTAACAATTAA
- the tpiA gene encoding triose-phosphate isomerase, with protein sequence MRRLVIAGNWKMYKNNSEAVETLTELKNLTKDVNNVDIVIGAPFTCLSDAVKAVAGSNVKIAAENVYPKIEGAYTGEISPKMLKDIGVEYVILGHSERREYFKESDEFINQKVKAVLEIGMKPILCIGEKLEEREGGKTLEVLATQIKGGLADLSKEEAVKVIVAYEPVWAIGTGKTATPEMAQETHKEVRNVLAEMFGKEVADKMIIQYGGSMKPENAKDLLSQEDIDGGLVGGASLKADSFFEIIKAGN encoded by the coding sequence ATGAGAAGATTAGTTATAGCAGGAAACTGGAAAATGTATAAAAACAATAGCGAGGCTGTTGAAACATTGACAGAATTAAAAAATTTAACAAAGGATGTAAACAATGTAGATATAGTTATAGGAGCACCTTTTACTTGCCTTTCAGATGCAGTTAAGGCTGTTGCAGGAAGTAATGTAAAAATTGCTGCTGAAAATGTATATCCAAAAATAGAAGGAGCATATACTGGAGAAATTTCTCCTAAAATGCTTAAAGATATTGGAGTTGAATATGTTATCCTAGGTCACTCTGAAAGAAGAGAATATTTTAAAGAAAGTGATGAATTCATAAATCAAAAAGTTAAGGCTGTTTTAGAAATAGGTATGAAACCTATACTTTGTATTGGTGAAAAGTTAGAAGAAAGAGAAGGAGGGAAAACTCTTGAAGTTCTAGCTACTCAAATTAAAGGTGGACTTGCTGACCTATCTAAAGAAGAAGCTGTAAAAGTTATAGTTGCTTATGAACCAGTTTGGGCTATAGGAACAGGTAAAACTGCAACTCCAGAAATGGCACAAGAAACTCACAAAGAAGTTAGAAATGTCCTAGCTGAAATGTTTGGAAAAGAAGTTGCTGATAAGATGATAATTCAATATGGTGGATCAATGAAACCTGAAAATGCAAAAGATTTATTGAGTCAAGAAGATATTGATGGAGGACTTGTTGGAGGAGCTTCATTAAAAGCAGATTCATTCTTTGAAATTATAAAAGCAGGAAACTAA
- the ychF gene encoding redox-regulated ATPase YchF codes for MIGIGIVGLPNVGKSTLFNAITKAGAAEAANYPFCTIEPNVGMVTVPDGRLNELAKIINPERIVPATVEFVDIAGLVKGASKGEGLGNKFLSNIRATSAICQVVRCFDDENVIHVSGEVNPISDIEVINTELIFADIETIEKAIEKHEKLARNKIKESVELMAVLPKVKKHLEEFKLLKTLDLTDEEKQVLKNYQLLTLKPMIFAANVAEDDLATGNKYVDLVKDYAEKIGSEVVIVSAKVEAELQEMDDESKKEFLETLGVKEAGLNRLIRAGFKLLGLQTYFTAGVKEVRAWTIRIGDTAPKAAGEIHTDFEKGFIRAKVVSYDDFIKYSGWKGSQENGVLRLEGKEYIVQDGDLMEFLFNV; via the coding sequence ATGATAGGTATAGGAATTGTAGGGCTACCTAATGTTGGAAAGTCTACATTATTTAATGCAATAACTAAGGCTGGAGCAGCAGAGGCAGCAAACTATCCTTTTTGTACAATAGAACCAAATGTTGGAATGGTAACTGTTCCAGATGGAAGATTAAATGAACTTGCAAAAATTATAAACCCTGAAAGAATAGTTCCTGCAACTGTTGAATTTGTTGATATAGCAGGACTAGTAAAAGGAGCTTCAAAAGGAGAAGGTTTAGGAAATAAGTTTTTATCAAATATCAGAGCAACATCTGCTATATGTCAAGTTGTAAGATGTTTTGATGATGAAAATGTAATCCATGTAAGTGGTGAAGTAAACCCTATAAGTGATATAGAAGTAATAAATACAGAGTTAATTTTTGCAGATATAGAAACTATTGAAAAAGCAATAGAAAAACATGAAAAATTAGCAAGAAATAAAATTAAAGAATCAGTAGAACTTATGGCTGTTCTACCAAAAGTAAAAAAACACCTTGAAGAATTTAAACTTTTAAAAACTTTAGATTTAACTGATGAAGAAAAACAAGTTCTAAAGAACTATCAATTACTTACTTTAAAACCTATGATATTTGCAGCCAATGTTGCAGAAGATGATTTAGCAACTGGAAATAAATACGTAGATTTAGTAAAAGATTATGCAGAAAAAATTGGTTCAGAAGTTGTAATAGTTTCGGCTAAGGTTGAAGCTGAATTGCAAGAAATGGACGATGAAAGCAAAAAAGAATTCTTAGAAACTTTAGGAGTTAAAGAAGCAGGACTTAATAGACTTATAAGAGCAGGATTTAAACTTTTAGGTCTACAAACATACTTCACAGCTGGTGTAAAAGAAGTTAGAGCTTGGACTATTAGAATAGGAGACACTGCACCTAAGGCAGCTGGAGAAATACATACAGACTTTGAAAAAGGATTTATAAGAGCAAAAGTTGTTTCTTATGATGACTTTATCAAATATTCAGGTTGGAAAGGTTCTCAAGAAAATGGAGTGCTAAGACTTGAAGGAAAAGAATACATTGTCCAAGATGGAGATTTAATGGAATTCTTATTTAATGTGTAA
- a CDS encoding leucyl aminopeptidase gives MSFNCVKKVENDYDKYVLVSTTGKIVLPDYLDKKSKDLAKAVIEKNEFTAKASEKLAMTLVNNKKVIDFIIVGLGDKAKLDSKNIRQYLFDTLKNETGKVLLSFADEALDNMDIVAEVVEHINYKFDKYFSKKKDKFLEVSYLTDKKVPKLIEGYELGKISNIVKDLINEQAEVMTPKALADKAVELGKQFGFQAEIMDEKKIQKLGMNAYLSVARAAHHRPYLIVMRYKGDEKSKYTHGLVGKGLTYDTGGLSLKPTESMLTMRCDMGGAATMMGVMCAVAKMKVKKNVTCVIAACENSIGPNAYRPGDILTAMNGKTVEVTNTDAEGRLTLADALTYIVRKEKVDEVIDAATLTGAVMVALGEDVTGVFTNNDEMAKEIISASTSWNEYFWQMPMFDIFKKNLKSPHADMQNTGVRWGGSTNAAKFLEEFIDDIKWTHLDIAGTAWASGANPYYSQKGATGQVFRTVFSYLKNSKN, from the coding sequence ATGAGTTTTAATTGTGTAAAAAAAGTTGAAAACGATTATGATAAGTATGTACTTGTAAGTACTACAGGTAAGATAGTTCTACCTGATTATTTAGACAAAAAAAGTAAAGACCTTGCAAAAGCTGTTATTGAAAAAAATGAATTTACAGCAAAAGCATCTGAAAAATTAGCAATGACATTAGTAAATAATAAAAAGGTTATAGATTTTATAATAGTTGGTTTAGGAGATAAAGCTAAATTAGATTCTAAAAATATAAGACAATATCTTTTTGATACTTTAAAAAATGAAACAGGTAAAGTTTTATTAAGTTTTGCTGATGAAGCATTAGATAATATGGATATTGTTGCTGAAGTGGTTGAACATATCAACTATAAGTTTGATAAATATTTCTCTAAGAAAAAAGATAAATTCTTAGAAGTTTCTTATCTAACAGATAAAAAAGTTCCTAAATTAATAGAAGGTTATGAACTTGGTAAAATTTCTAACATAGTAAAAGATTTAATCAATGAACAAGCAGAAGTTATGACTCCAAAAGCACTGGCTGATAAGGCTGTTGAACTTGGTAAACAATTTGGTTTCCAAGCTGAAATCATGGATGAAAAGAAAATTCAAAAATTAGGAATGAATGCTTATCTTTCAGTTGCAAGAGCAGCTCATCATAGACCTTATCTTATAGTTATGAGATATAAAGGTGATGAAAAATCTAAATATACTCATGGTTTAGTAGGAAAAGGACTTACTTATGATACAGGAGGTTTATCTTTAAAACCTACTGAAAGTATGCTTACTATGAGATGTGACATGGGTGGAGCAGCAACTATGATGGGAGTTATGTGTGCTGTTGCTAAAATGAAAGTTAAAAAGAATGTCACTTGTGTTATAGCTGCTTGTGAAAACTCTATAGGACCTAATGCTTATAGACCTGGAGATATTCTAACTGCTATGAATGGTAAAACTGTAGAAGTTACTAACACTGATGCTGAAGGAAGATTAACTTTAGCTGATGCTTTAACTTATATAGTTAGAAAAGAAAAAGTTGATGAAGTTATAGATGCTGCAACTTTAACAGGAGCTGTTATGGTAGCTCTTGGGGAAGATGTAACAGGAGTATTTACTAATAATGATGAAATGGCAAAAGAAATTATCTCTGCTTCAACAAGCTGGAATGAATATTTCTGGCAAATGCCTATGTTTGATATCTTCAAAAAGAACTTAAAATCTCCTCATGCTGACATGCAAAATACTGGTGTTAGATGGGGTGGATCAACAAATGCTGCTAAGTTCTTAGAAGAATTTATTGATGATATAAAATGGACTCACTTAGATATAGCTGGTACAGCTTGGGCTAGCGGAGCTAATCCATATTATTCTCAAAAAGGAGCTACAGGACAAGTATTTAGAACTGTATTCTCTTATTTAAAAAATAGTAAAAATTAA
- a CDS encoding FAD-dependent oxidoreductase yields MERIYDMIVIGGGPAGLSAGIYGGRAKLDVLIIEKENKGGQISLTSEVVNYPGILEISGSEFMTQTRKQAQGFGVNFVQEEVVDMDFTQKIKTIKTNNAEYKTLSVVIATGAAPRKLGFPGEQEFTGRGVAYCATCDGEFFTGMDIFVIGAGFAAAEEAMFLTKYGRSVTIIAREPDFTCAKSIGDKVKAHPKVTTKFNTELIELTGDMKPTAAKFKNNVTGEITEYKAKVGETFGVFVFVGYAPSSEIFKGHIEIGQGGFIPTNEDLMTNVDGVFAVGDIRPKRLRQVVTAVADGAIAATSIEKYVHDLRDELGIQKEEKEEEKTTSVATEQEHFLDDDLKQQLVAVIDRFENPVEIVVFKDPSNEESVNIENAVKDIASIAPEKLKFSSYNEGENKELEAKVKITRTPTIAILDKDGNFSGLKYSSLPSGHELNSFILGLYNVAGPGQKVAPESLEKIEKINKPVNIKIGISLSCTKCPKTVQATQRIATLNKNIEMEMINIFTFQDFKNRYDIMSVPAIIVDDQHVYFGEKTVEDMLEIINK; encoded by the coding sequence ATGGAAAGAATTTATGATATGATTGTTATTGGCGGAGGACCTGCTGGTTTATCTGCTGGAATATATGGTGGAAGAGCAAAGCTAGATGTTTTAATTATAGAAAAAGAAAATAAAGGTGGACAAATTAGTCTAACAAGTGAAGTTGTTAACTACCCTGGAATTCTAGAAATCTCTGGAAGTGAATTTATGACTCAAACTAGAAAACAAGCTCAAGGTTTTGGTGTTAACTTTGTTCAAGAAGAAGTTGTTGATATGGACTTCACTCAAAAAATAAAGACTATTAAAACTAATAATGCTGAATATAAAACTCTTAGTGTTGTAATAGCAACAGGGGCAGCACCTAGAAAGTTAGGATTCCCAGGAGAACAAGAATTTACAGGAAGAGGAGTTGCTTATTGTGCAACTTGTGATGGAGAGTTCTTCACAGGAATGGATATCTTTGTTATAGGAGCAGGATTTGCTGCTGCTGAGGAAGCAATGTTTTTAACAAAATACGGAAGATCTGTAACAATAATAGCAAGAGAACCAGACTTTACTTGTGCTAAATCTATAGGGGATAAAGTAAAAGCTCATCCAAAAGTTACAACTAAATTCAATACTGAATTAATTGAATTAACAGGGGATATGAAACCAACAGCAGCTAAATTTAAAAATAATGTAACAGGAGAAATTACTGAATATAAAGCAAAAGTTGGAGAAACATTTGGAGTATTTGTATTTGTTGGATATGCACCTTCAAGTGAAATATTCAAAGGACATATTGAAATAGGTCAAGGAGGTTTTATCCCTACTAATGAAGATTTAATGACTAATGTTGATGGAGTATTTGCAGTAGGAGATATCAGACCTAAGAGATTAAGACAAGTTGTAACAGCTGTTGCTGATGGAGCTATTGCTGCTACAAGCATAGAAAAATATGTTCATGATTTAAGAGATGAATTAGGAATTCAAAAAGAAGAAAAAGAAGAAGAAAAAACTACTTCTGTTGCTACTGAACAAGAGCACTTCTTAGATGATGATTTAAAACAACAATTAGTTGCAGTTATTGATAGATTTGAAAATCCAGTAGAAATAGTAGTTTTCAAAGATCCTAGCAATGAAGAATCAGTTAATATAGAAAATGCAGTAAAAGATATAGCTTCTATAGCTCCTGAAAAATTAAAATTCTCTTCATATAATGAAGGAGAAAACAAAGAATTAGAAGCTAAGGTTAAAATTACAAGAACTCCTACTATAGCTATTTTAGATAAAGATGGAAACTTCTCTGGTTTAAAATATTCAAGTTTACCAAGTGGACATGAATTAAATTCATTCATACTTGGACTATATAATGTTGCAGGACCAGGACAAAAAGTTGCTCCTGAAAGCCTAGAAAAAATTGAAAAAATTAATAAACCAGTAAATATTAAAATTGGAATTTCATTGTCTTGTACTAAATGTCCAAAGACAGTTCAAGCAACTCAAAGAATTGCAACTTTAAATAAAAATATTGAAATGGAAATGATAAATATCTTCACTTTCCAAGATTTCAAAAATAGATATGATATCATGAGTGTACCTGCTATTATAGTAGATGATCAACATGTTTACTTTGGAGAAAAGACAGTTGAAGATATGTTAGAAATCATAAATAAATAA
- the ahpC gene encoding alkyl hydroperoxide reductase subunit C has translation MSLIGKKVPEFKAQAFKKGEKDFITVTDKDLQGKWSVFVFYPADFTFVCPTELEDLQDNYEAFKKEGAEVYSVSCDTAFVHKAWADHSERISKVTYPMIADPTGFLARAFEVMIEEEGLALRGSFVINPEGKIVAYEVHDNGIGREAKELLRKLQGAKFVAEHGEVCPAKWQPGSETLKPSLDLIGEL, from the coding sequence ATGTCATTAATAGGAAAAAAAGTACCTGAATTCAAAGCACAAGCTTTCAAAAAAGGAGAAAAAGATTTTATAACAGTAACAGATAAAGATTTACAAGGAAAATGGTCAGTATTCGTTTTCTATCCAGCAGATTTCACATTCGTGTGTCCAACTGAATTAGAAGACTTACAAGATAACTATGAAGCATTCAAAAAAGAAGGAGCAGAAGTTTACTCAGTTTCTTGTGATACAGCATTCGTTCACAAAGCATGGGCAGATCACTCAGAAAGAATTTCTAAAGTAACTTATCCAATGATCGCAGATCCTACTGGATTCTTAGCAAGAGCATTTGAAGTTATGATAGAAGAAGAAGGATTAGCATTAAGAGGAAGTTTTGTAATCAATCCTGAAGGAAAAATCGTTGCTTATGAAGTACATGACAACGGAATCGGAAGAGAAGCTAAAGAATTATTAAGAAAACTTCAAGGAGCAAAATTTGTTGCTGAACACGGAGAAGTATGTCCAGCTAAATGGCAACCTGGAAGCGAAACTTTAAAACCTAGCTTAGATTTAATTGGAGAATTATAA
- the ilvD gene encoding dihydroxy-acid dehydratase → MSRSNNLTEGAARAPHRSLLKGLGFISEEMDRPIIGIANSFNEIIPGHVHLQTLVQAVKDGIRNAGGVPMEFNTIGICDGLAMNHIGMKYSLVTRQLIADSIEAVAMATPFDAIVFIPNCDKVVPGMLMAAARLNIPSIFISGGAMLAGVYKGKKVGLSNVFEAVGQYEAGLITRKELNTVEDLACPTCGSCAGMYTANTMNCLTEALGMGLPGNGTVPAVFSERLRLAKKAGMQILEVLKADLRPSDIMTKKAFENAVAVDMALGGSSNTALHLPAIAHEAGVDLTLDDFNNIAKKTPQLCKLSPSGEYFIEDLYRAGGVTGVMKRLYENGGLHGDEKTVALRTQGELAKEAYINDDDVIKPWDKPAYTTGGIAVLKGNLAEDGCVVKEGAVDKEMLVHSGPAKVFNSEEETIKAMREKKIVAGDVVVIRYEGPKGGPGMREMLAPTATIAGMGLGKDVALITDGRFSGATRGASIGHVSPEAAAGGTIAIVQDGDIIEIDIPNRKINVKLSDEEIARRKAELKPYEPNVKGYLKRYAAHVSSAASGAIYIE, encoded by the coding sequence ATGTCAAGAAGTAATAATCTAACAGAGGGAGCAGCAAGAGCACCTCACCGTTCTCTGTTAAAAGGTCTAGGTTTTATATCAGAAGAAATGGATAGACCAATAATTGGAATTGCTAACTCATTTAATGAAATAATTCCAGGGCATGTACACCTACAAACATTAGTACAAGCAGTAAAAGATGGGATTAGAAATGCAGGTGGAGTTCCTATGGAATTCAATACAATAGGAATTTGTGATGGACTTGCAATGAATCATATAGGAATGAAATACTCATTAGTAACAAGACAACTAATAGCAGACTCTATTGAAGCTGTTGCAATGGCAACACCTTTTGATGCAATAGTGTTTATTCCAAACTGTGATAAAGTTGTTCCTGGAATGTTAATGGCAGCTGCAAGATTAAATATTCCTTCTATCTTTATAAGTGGTGGAGCTATGCTTGCAGGAGTATATAAAGGTAAAAAAGTTGGATTAAGTAATGTTTTTGAAGCTGTTGGACAATATGAAGCAGGACTTATTACAAGAAAAGAATTAAATACAGTTGAAGATTTAGCTTGTCCTACTTGTGGTTCTTGTGCAGGAATGTACACTGCAAACACTATGAACTGTTTAACAGAAGCATTAGGTATGGGACTTCCAGGGAATGGTACAGTACCTGCTGTATTTTCTGAAAGATTAAGACTTGCTAAGAAAGCTGGTATGCAAATACTTGAAGTTTTAAAAGCTGATTTAAGACCTAGTGATATTATGACTAAAAAGGCTTTTGAAAATGCAGTTGCAGTTGATATGGCTTTAGGTGGTTCATCAAATACTGCTCTACACCTACCAGCAATAGCACATGAAGCAGGGGTAGATTTAACATTAGATGATTTTAATAATATTGCTAAAAAGACTCCTCAATTATGTAAATTATCTCCTTCTGGTGAATATTTTATAGAAGACTTATATAGAGCTGGTGGAGTTACAGGAGTTATGAAAAGACTTTATGAAAATGGTGGACTACATGGAGATGAAAAAACTGTTGCACTAAGAACACAAGGTGAACTTGCAAAAGAAGCCTATATAAATGATGATGATGTTATAAAACCTTGGGATAAACCAGCTTACACAACAGGTGGAATTGCAGTTTTAAAAGGAAATCTTGCAGAAGATGGTTGTGTTGTAAAAGAAGGAGCAGTTGATAAAGAAATGCTTGTTCACTCAGGACCTGCAAAAGTGTTTAACAGTGAAGAAGAAACTATTAAGGCAATGAGAGAGAAAAAGATAGTTGCAGGAGATGTTGTTGTAATAAGATATGAAGGACCAAAAGGTGGACCAGGAATGAGAGAAATGCTTGCACCTACTGCTACTATTGCTGGTATGGGCTTAGGAAAAGATGTTGCCCTTATAACTGATGGAAGATTCTCAGGAGCAACAAGAGGAGCATCTATTGGGCATGTGTCACCTGAAGCTGCTGCTGGTGGAACAATAGCAATAGTCCAAGATGGAGATATTATTGAAATAGATATTCCAAATAGAAAAATAAATGTAAAGCTTTCTGATGAAGAAATAGCAAGAAGAAAAGCAGAGTTAAAACCTTATGAGCCTAATGTTAAAGGATATCTAAAAAGATATGCAGCACATGTTTCATCAGCTGCTTCAGGGGCTATCTATATAGAATAA
- the ilvA gene encoding threonine ammonia-lyase, with amino-acid sequence MHKLYDFMEARERLGTVIVKTKLIHSPVFSEESGNEVYLKPENLQKTGSFKIRGAYNKIAKLSDEEKKKGVIASSAGNHAQGVAYAAKKLGIKAVIVMPQHTPLIKVEATRRYGAEVVLHGEVYDDAYKKALELQKENGYVFVHPFNDEEVLEGQGTIALEILDELPNADIILVPLGGGGLVSGIACAAKLKNPQIKVIGVEPEGAASALAALQKGEVVELKEANTIADGTAVKRIGEINFEYIKKYVDDIITVSDYELMETFLLLVEKHKIVAENSGILPVAAAKKLNVKGKKIVAVVSGGNIDVLTISSMINKGLIMRGRIFTFSVQLADKPGELLKVSEILSKQNANVIKLEHNQFKNLSRFKDVELQVTVETNGEEHIHKIIETFKKEGYEIERLNSQM; translated from the coding sequence ATGCACAAACTTTATGATTTTATGGAAGCAAGAGAAAGACTGGGAACAGTAATTGTTAAAACAAAATTAATTCATAGTCCTGTATTCTCTGAGGAGTCAGGAAATGAAGTATATCTAAAACCAGAAAATTTACAAAAAACTGGTTCATTCAAAATAAGAGGAGCATATAACAAAATTGCAAAACTCTCTGATGAAGAAAAGAAAAAAGGAGTTATAGCTTCATCTGCTGGAAACCATGCACAAGGTGTTGCTTATGCAGCAAAAAAACTAGGAATTAAGGCAGTAATTGTAATGCCACAACACACACCTTTAATCAAGGTGGAAGCAACTAGAAGATATGGAGCAGAAGTTGTTCTCCATGGAGAAGTATATGATGATGCCTATAAAAAAGCCTTAGAATTACAAAAAGAAAATGGCTATGTCTTTGTACATCCTTTCAATGATGAAGAAGTATTAGAAGGGCAAGGAACTATTGCACTTGAAATATTAGATGAATTACCTAATGCAGATATTATTCTTGTTCCTCTTGGTGGTGGAGGTTTAGTTTCTGGAATTGCCTGTGCTGCAAAATTAAAAAATCCACAGATAAAAGTTATAGGAGTTGAGCCAGAAGGAGCTGCATCTGCACTTGCTGCATTACAAAAGGGAGAAGTTGTTGAACTTAAAGAAGCAAATACAATAGCAGATGGTACAGCTGTTAAAAGAATAGGTGAAATAAACTTTGAATATATAAAAAAATATGTTGATGACATAATCACTGTTTCTGATTATGAGCTTATGGAAACTTTCCTATTACTTGTTGAAAAACATAAAATAGTTGCAGAAAACTCAGGAATATTACCTGTGGCAGCAGCCAAAAAATTAAATGTTAAAGGTAAAAAAATAGTTGCTGTTGTAAGTGGTGGTAATATAGATGTTTTAACAATTTCATCTATGATAAATAAAGGACTTATTATGAGAGGTAGAATCTTTACTTTCTCTGTACAATTAGCTGATAAACCTGGAGAACTTTTAAAAGTTTCTGAAATTTTATCAAAACAAAATGCAAATGTTATTAAGCTAGAACATAATCAATTTAAAAATTTATCAAGATTTAAAGATGTTGAGCTACAAGTTACAGTTGAAACTAATGGTGAAGAACATATTCATAAAATTATTGAAACCTTTAAGAAAGAAGGATATGAAATAGAGAGATTAAATTCTCAAATGTAA